The genomic stretch CAACCACATCGATGAGATTGGTTTCATCTAATTGGATATCAATTAGTGAGCCTAATTGTTGCAGTTGATTCAGGTAATGATTGGTGGGTTCACCGTTTATCCTTATAAAAAATATCTCATAATCTGTTGCTGGTAATTGCTTGATCCAGGCCAAGATGTCTGTATCTACGTGATATCTAAATCGGGATAGGACGCCCAGTTTTATCTTGCAAGAATCTTGATTAATCTTCTTCTCAAACTTGGGGATTCTATGGCTCAGTATTTGGCTAATAATTTGGCAGATATTTTCGTTAATTTGGCGATCATTTTTTTGTTGATATGCCAAATAAAACAAATTTACCCTTAAGAGAACTGAAATAATGATTTCAAATTCTTGATTGGTTAACGAACTTATTAGATTTACCAATGAAATAGCATTATTCAGAGAAGTTTGTACAGATTCCCTTGCAATATCTATCTCTGATGTACTGTTGTAATTAGAGGGAATTTTTATTAATTGGATAATTTGTTCACAAAAAAGACGCACATCATTTGATATCAAATTATTTTTATATGAGTGTATTAGGTATTGACTTAAACATTCAAAGCTATCATCTAGAAGACCAATTTTCTGAACGATATCAGACTTTGTTTTGAGTGCAGACAAGTGGTTAGGGTTGATGCTGAGTAAAAAATTGATGTAATTTAAAGCTTGTTTAGAGTCGTTCAGCTCATTACAGCAAACTGCAATATTATTGAGCGCATCTTGATTGGAGGGTTCAAGAGATAAGATCTTTTTATAGATTGTTAACTCAGAATCTTTTTTGCCAAGCTTTCCCAATGCTACGGCTTGGTTGAAAAGAACTGGCAGTGAGTTTGGAAGAAGTTGCTGTATTTCATCTAATAAATAAAGGCAATCTTTGTAGTTGCCAAGTTGCCCAAAGCAAATTGCTTTATTAAATAGATATTCTGGTTTTTTAGGGTTAATCGTAATTGCTTGATCTAAGTGATTTATTGCAACAGAAAAATTATTTTCTGCCATTGAAATTAGCCCTAAATAGTATCTACTTGGCTCAATGGCAGATTTTTCTTCAATCATTTGATTGAATGCGGCCGCAGCTTCATTAAGGCGATTCTCTCTGTATAGGGAGATTGCAGAGGCTAATTGGTTGGTATCAGACATTTCAAGATATTAACTTAGAGCATCTAATTAATAAAAATACCAAAATTTTCACTATTTACGAATAAATTCATTCTCAAATGTTAGCCCTTTATTCCCTAAATAAGGGCAAATACCCTCCCTTTTATTCTCAAAATCTGCTAAAAAGTACAAATCTAGCTAATTACTGGAAGTTTTCTTTATTTCTAGTTTTATGGCTTAGGTAAACATACACAGGAGCAAAAATGAAAAAGAATTTATTAATTGCAGCAATGCTTGGTTTAGGTTTAATTTCTGCAGCTCAAGCTGCAAGTACTTTGGATAAGATTAAATCATCTAGTGCCGTAACAATGGGTGTTCGTGAATCTTCAGGTGCTTTGTCATATACGGTGGGTGATGGCAAATATGCTGGTTACCATGTAGAGATTTGTCAACGTGTTTTAGGTGATATTCAAAAACAGTTGAAGTTAAAAAAATTAGATATTACTTATCAGGCCGTTACATCACAAAATCGTCTACCTTTAGTTGCTAATGGCACAGTAGATATTGAGTGTGGCTCTACAACCAATAATGCAACTCGTCAAAAAGATGTGGCGTTTGCTGTAACAACTTATGTTGAAGAAGTGCGTATTGCTGTTAAAGCAAATTCAGGAATTACTTCTCTGAACCAATTAAATGGTAAGAAAGTTGCAACAACAACTGGTACAACATCTGTCCAATTATTGCGTAAGCATGAAAAAGCTAGCGGTGTAGATTTCAATGAAGTATTTGGTAAAGACCACGCTGATAGTTTCTTATTATTGGAATCAGGACGCGCTGATGCCTTCGTGATGGATGGCTCTATTTTGGCTGGCAATATTGCCAATGCAAAAAATCCAGCAGACTTTAAAATTGTTGGTGAGGTAATTGCTGTTGAGCCAATCGCCATTATGTTACGTAAGGACGATCCTGAATTTAAAAAAGCTGTTGATGACAGCATTAAGAAAATGATGAAGGATGGCACTTTGGCTAAGTTATGGGATAAATGGTTCTTGCAACCAATCCCACCAAAAGGCAATAAGGTTGGACTAGCTTTATCAGCAAGTACTAAAGATGCTTGGGCTCATCCAAATGACAAACCTGCTGAAGAGTATGCGAAGAAATAATTCCTAATCAAGAAAGTAGAGCTACATGTCTTGGAATTGGGAAGTATTTTGTAAAAGCACTTTAGAAGAAGATTTCTCCCCTGTATGTTTTGGTACAGGTGGAGAAACTACTTATTTAGATTGGATGCTATCTGCCTGGGGCTGGACCTTATCGGTTTCAGCCCTTGGTCTTTTGATTGCAATGATTCTCGGGATCCTGATGGGTACTCTAAGAACATTGCCGCCAGATAATGTAATTACTCGGCTATTAGCTGCTATAGGTAATGTTTGGGTTGAGCTATTCAGAAACATTCCTGTATTAGTTCAGGTATTTCTTTGGTATCACGTATTACCTGCCATCATTCCGGTTATGAAGGGTTTACCTTCATTCATTTTAGTTAGTCTTGCTTTGGGCTTTTTTACATCCTCACGTATTGCTGAGCAAGTGAGGGCTGGTATTGGGGCATTACCAAGAGGTCAGCGTTTTGCTGCTTTAGCAATGGGCTTAACAACAGCTCAATCATATCGTTATGTGATTCTCCCGATGGCATTACGTATTGTGATTCCGCCGCTAACCTCAGAGTCAATGAATATTATTAAAAACTCTTCAGTAGCGTTTGCTGTGTCTGTAGCAGATTTAACTTTATTTGCTATGCAAGCTCAAGAAGAAACTTCTAGAGGTATTGAAATTTACCTAGGCGTCACTACTTTGTACGTCATTTCTGCATTAGCAGTTAATAGAGTGATGGCTTTGATTGAGTCAAGAACACGAGTGCCTGGATTTATCGCTTCTGCCAGTACTGGCGGGCATTAAAGGAAAAATATGAATATTGATCTTTCCTTTTATAGCTTAGAAATGATTCGCCAGTATGTGCTGAATGGTTTCCTATTCAGCCTTCAGTTAACAGTCATAGCAACAGTTGGCGGTATCTTTTTTGGTACTTTGCTAGCTTTAATGAGGCTATCTGGTAAGCCTGCATTAACTATTCCTGCGGGTGCCTATGTCAATATGATGCGCTCGATCCCATTGGTCATGGTGATTTTGTGGTTCTTCTTATTGATGCCAAGTATTTTGGGGCGACCTATTGGTGCAGAAGCATCGGCCATCATTACATTTATTGCTTTTGAATCAGCCTTCTTTTGTGAAATCATGCGTTCAGGCATTCAATCAATACCCAGAGGTCAAATTTATGCAGGGCAAGCTATGGGCATGACATATTCGCAAAATATGCGTTTAGTTATATTGCCTCAAGCTTTTAGAAATATGATCCCAGTGTTATTAACGCAAACGATTATCCTGTTTCAGGATACATCTTTGGTTTATGCCATTGGTGCGTATGACATGCTCAAAGGTTTTGAGGTGGCGGGTAAAAATTATGGCCGACCAATTGAAACTTACTTAGCTGCAGCTGTTATTTATTTCCTTATCTGCTTTGGTCTTTCAAGGCTGGTAAAAATCTTGCAACAACGCGTTGCAATTATTCGTTGATTAATAAGAACTATAAATAAGATAAAGAGACCCCCATGATTGAAATGAAAAACGTCTCCAAGTGGTATGGCAATTTTCAGGTTCTTACTGATTGCACTACTGATATTAAAAAAGGTGAAGTTGTGGTGGTGTGTGGCCCATCCGGCTCAGGTAAATCAACCTTAATTAAAACAATCAATGCCTTGGAGCCATTTCAAAAAGGCGAAATTACAGTAGATGGAATTGCTGTTCATGACCCTAAAACAAATTTGCCTAAACTGCGTTCACGTGTTGGCATGGTTTTCCAACACTTTGAGTTATTCCCGCACTTATCTGTCACCGAAAACTTAACATTAGCTCAAATCAAGGTATTGGGCCGCAGTAAAGAAGAAGCCTTAAAACACGGGCTTAAATATTTGGAACGTGTAGGTCTTTCAGCGCATAAAGATAAGTTCCCAGGTCAATTGTCAGGTGGACAACAACAGCGAGTAGCGATTGCTAGGGCCTTGAGTATGGATCCAATCGTTATGTTATTTGATGAGCCTACATCAGCGCTTGACCCAGAAATGGTGGGTGAAGTATTAGATGTCATGGTACAGCTTGCTAATGAGGGTATGACCATGATGTGCGTTACTCATGAAATGGGTTTTGCTAGAAAAGTAAGTAATCGCGTGATTTTCATGGATCAAGGTAGGATTGTTGAAGATTGTACGAAGGATGATTTCTTTAATAAGCCTGATGAGCGCTCACCAAGAGCTAAAGAATTTTTATCAAAGATCTTGGCGCACTAACTAATTTAAATTAAAAAAAGAAACCTATATAGACCTTCTGCTTTGCAGAAGGTCTATGTTCATTTCAGGGGTCAGTTGCGAAGCGTAAAAGCGCTCTATCATCTCTACTGATGTGCGTGCATTTTTTGCCAAAGTCAATAAATCAATGCCTTTCCCATACAAAAGCCTAAAAGTTATTGCTGTATGTCTAAGGCTATAAAGACTTCTGTTTTGACCAAGAGGCCCTTGCCGTAAATTTAAATCAATTAGTATTTCTCTAAAATGCTTAGTAATTAAATAGCTCGCAGCTTCTCGATCTTTTATTTCCGGTAAAAAAAGATAATCCTCTGGGGAAGCTAGATTTTTTTGACTCATGTAATCGAATAATCGTTCATAAATCCTAACAG from Polynucleobacter sp. MWH-Spelu-300-X4 encodes the following:
- a CDS encoding glycosyltransferase family 41 protein, with the protein product MSDTNQLASAISLYRENRLNEAAAAFNQMIEEKSAIEPSRYYLGLISMAENNFSVAINHLDQAITINPKKPEYLFNKAICFGQLGNYKDCLYLLDEIQQLLPNSLPVLFNQAVALGKLGKKDSELTIYKKILSLEPSNQDALNNIAVCCNELNDSKQALNYINFLLSINPNHLSALKTKSDIVQKIGLLDDSFECLSQYLIHSYKNNLISNDVRLFCEQIIQLIKIPSNYNSTSEIDIARESVQTSLNNAISLVNLISSLTNQEFEIIISVLLRVNLFYLAYQQKNDRQINENICQIISQILSHRIPKFEKKINQDSCKIKLGVLSRFRYHVDTDILAWIKQLPATDYEIFFIRINGEPTNHYLNQLQQLGSLIDIQLDETNLIDVVDQIRDLQLDALFMQDIGMTSDGKFLANIRFSPLQFTNWSHPVTSGSKVVDYYLSSDLMEPENAENHYTEKLVRLPNLGLFIPPYPTLKEKVLKKLNSDFFNIGCLQSLFKYLPHDDDIFIEICKTIPNAKLVFIEDVTKPSTDSFITRLKNQFKLHMLDFNKHVHIFPRMPHEEFMALMNETDIELDSIGWTGGNTSLQALFLGKPILTIQGEYMRGRHTGAMLNILKIEELPPLKSKNELYSKAEYLFKNKDKLEAISSEILRKNHALFNDQQSVIAIDNFIREHI
- a CDS encoding amino acid ABC transporter substrate-binding protein, whose amino-acid sequence is MKKNLLIAAMLGLGLISAAQAASTLDKIKSSSAVTMGVRESSGALSYTVGDGKYAGYHVEICQRVLGDIQKQLKLKKLDITYQAVTSQNRLPLVANGTVDIECGSTTNNATRQKDVAFAVTTYVEEVRIAVKANSGITSLNQLNGKKVATTTGTTSVQLLRKHEKASGVDFNEVFGKDHADSFLLLESGRADAFVMDGSILAGNIANAKNPADFKIVGEVIAVEPIAIMLRKDDPEFKKAVDDSIKKMMKDGTLAKLWDKWFLQPIPPKGNKVGLALSASTKDAWAHPNDKPAEEYAKK
- a CDS encoding amino acid ABC transporter permease, with the translated sequence MSWNWEVFCKSTLEEDFSPVCFGTGGETTYLDWMLSAWGWTLSVSALGLLIAMILGILMGTLRTLPPDNVITRLLAAIGNVWVELFRNIPVLVQVFLWYHVLPAIIPVMKGLPSFILVSLALGFFTSSRIAEQVRAGIGALPRGQRFAALAMGLTTAQSYRYVILPMALRIVIPPLTSESMNIIKNSSVAFAVSVADLTLFAMQAQEETSRGIEIYLGVTTLYVISALAVNRVMALIESRTRVPGFIASASTGGH
- a CDS encoding amino acid ABC transporter permease, translating into MNIDLSFYSLEMIRQYVLNGFLFSLQLTVIATVGGIFFGTLLALMRLSGKPALTIPAGAYVNMMRSIPLVMVILWFFLLMPSILGRPIGAEASAIITFIAFESAFFCEIMRSGIQSIPRGQIYAGQAMGMTYSQNMRLVILPQAFRNMIPVLLTQTIILFQDTSLVYAIGAYDMLKGFEVAGKNYGRPIETYLAAAVIYFLICFGLSRLVKILQQRVAIIR
- a CDS encoding amino acid ABC transporter ATP-binding protein, which translates into the protein MIEMKNVSKWYGNFQVLTDCTTDIKKGEVVVVCGPSGSGKSTLIKTINALEPFQKGEITVDGIAVHDPKTNLPKLRSRVGMVFQHFELFPHLSVTENLTLAQIKVLGRSKEEALKHGLKYLERVGLSAHKDKFPGQLSGGQQQRVAIARALSMDPIVMLFDEPTSALDPEMVGEVLDVMVQLANEGMTMMCVTHEMGFARKVSNRVIFMDQGRIVEDCTKDDFFNKPDERSPRAKEFLSKILAH